One genomic segment of Candidatus Hydrogenedens sp. includes these proteins:
- the wecB gene encoding UDP-N-acetylglucosamine 2-epimerase (non-hydrolyzing) — MNIWVIMGTRPEAIKMAPVVRALQEVSKDVQVTVCLTAQHRELLDQVIRSFNLPVDYDLNIMTPGQTLVKITSRVLERLSELFAEKKPDAILVHGDTTTTLSAGLAGYYQQIPIGHVEAGLRTYDKYHPFPEEMNRRLVDAMSDFLYAPTKQAKQNLLSEHIEEHKIVVTGNTGIDALLYIAEKPYRFQDDLLEQLGKERRLIVLTAHRRESFGQPMDEIFHAVSDLIDRNDDIEVLFPVHPNPNVMASVRKYLQRKKRIHLISPLEYVPFVHVLKKCYLILTDSGGIQEEAPSLGKPVLVLRDVTERPEAVQAGTALLVGPHYERILETAQKLLDNKEMYQNMANKINPYGDGKAGKRIAEHLTKSLSV; from the coding sequence ATGAATATTTGGGTTATTATGGGAACTCGTCCCGAAGCGATAAAGATGGCGCCAGTGGTTCGTGCCTTACAAGAAGTATCAAAGGATGTTCAAGTTACCGTTTGTTTAACAGCCCAACATCGAGAGTTGCTCGACCAGGTAATTCGTTCCTTCAATCTGCCTGTAGATTACGATTTAAATATAATGACACCAGGGCAAACACTTGTTAAGATTACCTCGCGTGTTCTGGAACGCTTATCGGAGTTATTTGCGGAAAAGAAACCTGATGCCATTTTAGTGCATGGAGATACCACTACAACATTATCCGCAGGGCTTGCCGGTTATTATCAACAAATACCCATAGGACATGTAGAAGCAGGTTTGAGAACCTATGATAAATACCACCCGTTCCCGGAGGAAATGAACCGTCGCCTTGTAGATGCCATGAGCGATTTTCTCTACGCTCCGACAAAACAAGCCAAACAAAATCTTCTTTCAGAGCATATTGAAGAACATAAAATTGTAGTTACAGGCAACACGGGAATAGATGCCCTGCTATATATTGCGGAGAAGCCTTACCGGTTTCAGGACGATTTGTTAGAGCAATTGGGAAAGGAACGGCGCCTTATTGTTTTAACGGCTCATCGCAGGGAAAGTTTTGGGCAACCTATGGATGAAATATTCCATGCTGTTTCGGATTTGATAGATAGAAACGATGATATAGAAGTATTGTTCCCTGTCCATCCCAATCCCAATGTTATGGCGTCAGTGAGAAAATACCTACAGAGAAAAAAACGGATTCATCTTATTTCCCCGCTGGAATATGTTCCTTTTGTGCATGTACTTAAAAAATGTTATTTAATTCTGACAGATTCAGGGGGCATTCAGGAAGAAGCCCCTTCATTAGGAAAGCCTGTATTGGTTTTGCGAGATGTTACAGAACGACCGGAAGCCGTGCAAGCAGGAACGGCATTACTTGTGGGTCCTCATTACGAACGGATTCTGGAAACTGCCCAGAAATTGCTGGATAATAAAGAAATGTATCAAAATATGGCCAACAAGATAAATCCGTATGGTGACGGAAAAGCAGGTAAGCGAATTGCAGAACATTTAACCAAAAGTTTATCCGTATAA